The following are encoded together in the Nocardioides thalensis genome:
- the rimO gene encoding 30S ribosomal protein S12 methylthiotransferase RimO, protein MTDSELAVALLTLGCARNDVDSEELAGRLAAGGFRLVDDPEAADTVVVNTCGFVDAAKKDSIDTLLQAADLKETGRPQAVVAVGCLAERYGAELADELPEADAVLGFDDYGDIADRLRSIVAGERPHPHTPRDRRKLLPLSPVEREALPAVEQRARLSDAPWAPLKLASGCDRRCTFCAIPMFRGSFISRRPSDVLAEAHWLAEQGAREVFLVSENSTSYGKDLGDLRLLETLLPELAAVDGIDRVRVSYLQPAETRPGLVEAIATTPGVAPYFDLSFQHASNAVLRRMRRFGDPESFLGLLEQVRRHAPEAGVRSNVIVGFPGETEEDLETLCDFLVAARMDVTGVFGYSDEDGTEAATFPDKHDDDEIAARVQHVTDLVGELNAQRAEERVGAVVEVLVEEIDDDGEGPAVVGRAAHQGPEVDGTTRLESYDGQVGDLVRATVVAAEGVDLVAVPLEGTR, encoded by the coding sequence ATGACTGACTCTGAACTCGCGGTGGCCCTGCTGACCCTCGGCTGCGCCCGCAACGACGTGGACTCCGAGGAGCTCGCCGGCCGACTGGCTGCCGGCGGCTTCCGGCTGGTCGACGACCCCGAGGCCGCCGACACCGTGGTGGTCAACACCTGCGGGTTCGTCGACGCCGCCAAGAAGGACTCGATCGACACCCTGCTCCAGGCAGCGGACCTGAAGGAGACCGGACGGCCGCAGGCCGTGGTCGCCGTGGGTTGCCTCGCCGAGCGGTACGGCGCCGAGCTGGCCGACGAGCTGCCCGAGGCCGACGCCGTGCTCGGCTTCGACGACTACGGCGACATCGCCGACCGTCTCCGGTCGATCGTCGCGGGGGAGCGGCCCCACCCGCACACCCCGCGCGACCGCCGCAAGCTGCTGCCGCTCAGCCCGGTCGAGCGCGAGGCGCTCCCTGCGGTCGAGCAGCGGGCCCGGCTGAGCGACGCGCCGTGGGCGCCGCTGAAGCTGGCGAGCGGCTGCGACCGGCGCTGCACGTTCTGCGCGATCCCGATGTTCCGCGGCTCGTTCATCAGCCGCCGCCCGTCCGACGTGCTGGCCGAGGCCCACTGGCTCGCCGAGCAGGGCGCGCGCGAGGTCTTCCTCGTCTCCGAGAACTCCACGTCCTACGGCAAGGACCTCGGCGACCTGCGGCTCCTCGAGACGCTGCTGCCCGAGCTCGCCGCCGTCGACGGCATCGACCGGGTGCGGGTGTCCTACCTCCAGCCCGCGGAGACGCGTCCCGGGCTGGTCGAGGCGATCGCCACCACGCCGGGCGTCGCGCCGTACTTCGACCTCAGCTTCCAGCACGCGAGCAACGCGGTCCTGCGGCGGATGCGCCGCTTCGGTGACCCGGAGAGCTTCCTCGGCCTGCTCGAGCAGGTACGCCGCCACGCGCCCGAGGCGGGCGTCCGCTCCAACGTGATCGTCGGCTTCCCCGGCGAGACGGAGGAGGACCTGGAGACGCTCTGCGACTTCCTCGTCGCCGCCCGGATGGACGTCACCGGCGTGTTCGGCTACTCCGACGAGGACGGCACCGAGGCCGCGACGTTCCCCGACAAGCACGACGACGACGAGATCGCCGCCCGCGTGCAGCACGTGACCGACCTGGTCGGCGAGCTCAACGCCCAGCGCGCCGAGGAGCGCGTCGGCGCGGTCGTCGAGGTGCTGGTCGAGGAGATCGACGACGACGGCGAGGGACCGGCCGTCGTGGGTCGCGCTGCCCACCAGGGCCCCGAGGTCGACGGCACCACCCGCCTGGAGTCGTACGACGGACAGGTGGGCGACCTCGTCCGCGCCACTGTCGTCGCGGCCGAGGGCGTCGACCTGGTCGCCGTACCGCTGGAAGGAACCCGATGA
- a CDS encoding helix-turn-helix domain-containing protein: MTDDYTDHSDHSDDIDPRDSEGADRDPVEVRRNLWLSASIGLLSALLAAAFAVRAFQGGELVDWVGLTVLGVIALVHLATVVDSRAPLLVADGLGVRLRDGNKWQGLAWDEIECLEHLPRRGLFRDGHVLVVGHDDRQLIVPLTLATTLAGADRAGLSDALADLAGGRTDVVEVVPGLGDDDETPGPDAADGADDPVQPDPQDGEDAGPEPMRLEVDDIATGEMDAVTDAAAPTVLPARLDPPRSVVRDAIGHLSTIGANALRREPAAAPTAGLPEEELLRRTDDDEGTESTESTVTVVRHDDEPEELTVVLADVSVQPADEPVIGPQLAAARERLRLSVDQLADRTRVRPHVIESIEVDDFGPCGGDFYARGHLRTLGRVLGVDSAPLVAAYDERYADAPVDPRRVFASELATGAGGSIRGTRGGRNWSVLVAAVMAAVLVWSVARLVMDGPVQIEKPPVLNQSGGPNAGMVSGKIDPIDVTLTAAGGGAQVVVRDADGDIVFDGSLAFQQSTELQVVPPVRVWSSDGSVTASVAGEEAAPLGEIGAEVNKTLVAP, encoded by the coding sequence ATGACCGACGACTACACCGACCACTCCGACCACTCCGACGACATCGACCCCCGCGACAGCGAGGGCGCCGACCGCGACCCCGTCGAGGTGCGCCGCAACCTGTGGCTCTCGGCCTCGATCGGCCTGCTGTCCGCACTGCTGGCGGCCGCGTTCGCGGTGCGCGCCTTCCAGGGCGGCGAGCTCGTCGACTGGGTCGGGCTCACCGTGCTCGGCGTGATCGCGCTCGTGCACCTCGCGACCGTCGTCGACAGCCGCGCACCGCTGCTGGTGGCCGACGGCCTCGGCGTCCGGCTGCGCGACGGCAACAAGTGGCAGGGCCTCGCGTGGGACGAGATCGAGTGCCTGGAGCACCTCCCGCGCCGCGGGCTGTTCCGTGACGGGCACGTGCTCGTGGTCGGTCACGACGACCGGCAGCTGATCGTCCCGCTGACGCTCGCGACCACGCTCGCGGGCGCGGACAGGGCCGGCCTCAGCGACGCCCTCGCCGACCTGGCCGGCGGTCGCACCGACGTCGTCGAGGTGGTCCCCGGGCTCGGGGACGACGACGAGACGCCCGGCCCGGACGCCGCCGACGGCGCCGATGACCCCGTGCAGCCTGATCCGCAGGACGGCGAGGACGCCGGTCCCGAGCCGATGCGGCTCGAGGTCGACGACATCGCCACCGGCGAGATGGACGCCGTGACCGACGCCGCGGCGCCGACCGTGCTGCCCGCGCGGCTCGACCCGCCGCGGAGCGTCGTGCGCGACGCGATCGGCCACCTCTCCACCATCGGCGCCAACGCGCTCCGGCGCGAGCCGGCGGCCGCGCCGACGGCAGGCCTGCCGGAGGAGGAGCTGCTGCGCCGTACGGACGACGACGAGGGCACCGAGAGCACCGAGAGCACCGTCACCGTCGTCCGCCACGACGACGAGCCGGAGGAGCTGACCGTCGTCCTCGCCGACGTGTCGGTCCAGCCCGCCGACGAGCCGGTGATCGGTCCGCAGCTCGCCGCGGCCCGGGAGCGGCTGCGCCTCAGCGTCGACCAGCTCGCCGACCGCACCCGGGTCCGGCCCCACGTCATCGAGTCCATCGAGGTCGACGACTTCGGGCCCTGCGGGGGCGACTTCTACGCCCGCGGGCACCTGCGCACGCTCGGCCGGGTGCTGGGCGTCGACTCGGCCCCCCTGGTCGCGGCGTACGACGAGCGCTACGCCGACGCGCCGGTCGACCCGCGCCGCGTCTTCGCGTCCGAGCTGGCGACAGGCGCAGGCGGCTCGATCCGCGGCACCCGGGGCGGACGAAACTGGTCGGTCCTCGTGGCCGCGGTGATGGCGGCGGTGCTGGTGTGGTCGGTCGCGCGGCTGGTCATGGACGGACCGGTGCAGATCGAGAAGCCGCCCGTGCTCAACCAGAGCGGCGGCCCGAACGCCGGGATGGTCTCCGGGAAGATCGACCCGATCGACGTCACGCTGACCGCGGCCGGCGGGGGAGCCCAGGTGGTGGTGCGCGACGCCGACGGCGACATCGTCTTCGACGGCAGCCTGGCCTTCCAGCAGTCCACCGAGCTCCAGGTCGTGCCGCCCGTGCGGGTCTGGAGCTCCGACGGCTCCGTGACCGCCTCGGTGGCCGGCGAGGAGGCCGCCCCGCTCGGCGAGATCGGCGCCGAGGTCAACAAGACGCTCGTCGCCCCGTAG
- a CDS encoding DNA translocase FtsK has product MATRTSSPTASRSRTTTSSRSTSAKKKSASSRSRSTKKKPASRSTSGRSSARRPAPRAVRNGPGPVARGFTALGRGVAAIWLAVAHALGALVRSIIGGARDIEPEQRRDGAGLFLFGVAVIVAAAVWFEVPGGFMDFVRAAVSGTVGKIGWLAPLGVLLAGWRVMRDPVHNGPAGRQVIGWAALSFGVLGIVHIANGSPQPVDGDTMALRDGGGAVGYVVSALLLDLLRSSYVVVPLLALLGFFGVLVITATPLYRVPDRLRDLADHLFGHPHGGEGEQTQPIRLDDTFERNGDPAYDTPLLEEPKRKRRKKAAADDLDRDINESMELLAPIDADLDAPPATPAPLVPEDVVETGELEPPPHSEIPQRVEQLALSGDIVYSLPEGTVLKEGSPHRARTKASDAVVDRLTQVLDEFGIDAQVTGYTRGPTVTRYEIELGTGVKVEKILGVQRNISYAVGSEDVRILSPIPGKSAVGVEIPNVDKEIVSLGDVLRSNAARNDHHPMVAGLGKDVEGGFVVANMAKMPHLLVAGATGSGKSSFINSLITSILMRATPDEVRMIMVDPKRVELNNYEGVPHLITPIITNPKKAAEALAWVCREMDMRYDDLANFGFRHIDDFNKAVRAGKVEVPAGSERVLSPYPYLLVIVDELADLMMVAPRDVEDSVVRITQLARAAGIHLVLATQRPSVDVVTGLIKANVPSRLAFATSSLADSRVILDQPGAEKLVGQGDGLFLPMGASKPIRVQGSWVTEKEIHEVVKHCKQQLEPTYREDVTAPQSSGKVLDDDIGDDMDLVVQAIELVVSTQFGSTSMLQRKLRVGFAKAGRLMDILESRGVVGPSEGSKARDVLVKPDELDSVIATIQGEA; this is encoded by the coding sequence ATGGCGACCCGTACGTCTTCCCCGACGGCGTCGCGCAGCAGGACCACGACCTCCTCCCGCAGCACCAGCGCGAAGAAGAAGTCAGCCAGCTCGCGATCCCGTAGTACGAAGAAGAAGCCCGCGTCCCGCTCGACGAGCGGGCGTTCCTCAGCGCGCCGTCCGGCGCCCCGCGCGGTCCGCAACGGCCCGGGACCGGTGGCGCGCGGGTTCACCGCGCTCGGCCGTGGGGTCGCCGCGATCTGGCTCGCCGTCGCCCACGCGCTCGGCGCCCTGGTGCGGAGCATCATCGGCGGGGCCCGGGACATCGAGCCCGAGCAGCGCCGCGACGGCGCCGGGCTGTTCCTCTTCGGCGTGGCGGTGATCGTGGCCGCGGCCGTGTGGTTCGAGGTGCCCGGCGGCTTCATGGACTTCGTGCGGGCCGCGGTCTCCGGCACGGTCGGCAAGATCGGCTGGCTCGCGCCGCTCGGCGTGCTGCTGGCCGGCTGGCGGGTCATGCGCGACCCGGTGCACAACGGCCCGGCCGGCCGCCAGGTGATCGGCTGGGCGGCGCTCTCGTTCGGCGTGCTCGGCATCGTGCACATCGCGAACGGGAGCCCCCAGCCCGTCGACGGCGACACCATGGCCCTGCGCGACGGCGGGGGAGCGGTCGGCTACGTCGTGTCCGCCCTGCTCCTCGACCTGCTGCGCTCGTCGTACGTCGTGGTCCCGCTGCTCGCGCTGCTCGGCTTCTTCGGGGTGCTCGTCATCACCGCGACCCCGCTCTACCGGGTCCCGGACCGGCTGCGCGACCTCGCCGACCACCTGTTCGGCCACCCGCACGGCGGCGAGGGGGAGCAGACCCAGCCGATCCGGCTGGACGACACGTTCGAGCGCAACGGCGACCCGGCCTACGACACCCCGCTGCTGGAGGAGCCGAAGCGCAAGCGGCGCAAGAAGGCCGCGGCCGACGACCTCGACCGCGACATCAACGAGAGCATGGAGCTGCTCGCGCCGATCGACGCCGACCTCGACGCGCCGCCGGCCACGCCGGCGCCCCTCGTCCCCGAGGACGTCGTCGAGACCGGCGAGCTCGAGCCCCCGCCGCACAGCGAGATCCCGCAGCGCGTCGAGCAGCTCGCGCTGTCCGGCGACATCGTCTACTCCCTTCCCGAGGGGACGGTCCTCAAGGAGGGCTCGCCCCACCGGGCCCGCACCAAGGCCAGCGACGCGGTCGTCGACCGGCTCACCCAGGTGCTCGACGAGTTCGGCATCGACGCCCAGGTCACCGGCTACACCCGCGGCCCGACCGTCACCCGCTACGAGATCGAGCTCGGCACCGGCGTGAAGGTCGAAAAGATCCTCGGGGTCCAGCGCAACATCTCCTACGCCGTCGGCTCCGAGGACGTCCGGATCCTCAGCCCGATCCCCGGCAAATCCGCGGTCGGCGTCGAGATCCCCAACGTCGACAAGGAGATCGTGTCGCTCGGCGACGTGCTCCGGTCCAACGCGGCCCGCAACGACCACCACCCGATGGTCGCCGGGCTCGGCAAGGACGTCGAGGGCGGGTTCGTCGTCGCCAACATGGCGAAGATGCCGCACCTGCTGGTCGCCGGCGCCACCGGCTCCGGCAAGTCGAGCTTCATCAACTCGCTGATCACGTCGATCCTGATGCGCGCCACGCCCGACGAGGTGCGGATGATCATGGTCGACCCGAAGCGGGTCGAGCTCAACAACTACGAGGGCGTGCCGCACCTGATCACGCCGATCATCACCAACCCCAAGAAGGCCGCCGAGGCGCTCGCGTGGGTCTGTCGCGAGATGGACATGCGCTACGACGACCTGGCCAACTTCGGGTTCCGCCACATCGACGACTTCAACAAGGCAGTGCGGGCGGGGAAGGTCGAGGTGCCCGCCGGCAGCGAGCGGGTGCTGTCGCCGTACCCCTACCTGTTGGTGATCGTCGACGAGCTCGCCGACCTGATGATGGTCGCGCCGCGCGACGTCGAGGACTCGGTCGTCCGCATCACGCAGCTCGCGCGTGCCGCCGGCATCCACCTGGTGCTCGCGACCCAGCGGCCGTCGGTCGACGTCGTCACCGGCCTGATCAAGGCCAACGTGCCGTCCCGGCTGGCGTTCGCGACCTCGTCGCTCGCCGACAGCCGCGTCATCCTCGACCAGCCCGGCGCGGAGAAGCTGGTCGGCCAGGGTGACGGGCTGTTCCTGCCGATGGGTGCGTCGAAGCCGATAAGAGTCCAGGGCTCGTGGGTCACCGAGAAGGAGATCCACGAGGTCGTCAAGCACTGCAAGCAGCAGCTCGAGCCGACCTACCGCGAGGACGTCACCGCGCCGCAGAGCAGCGGCAAGGTGCTCGACGACGACATCGGCGACGACATGGACCTCGTCGTCCAGGCGATCGAGCTGGTCGTGTCGACGCAGTTCGGCTCGACGTCGATGCTCCAACGCAAGCTCCGGGTCGGCTTCGCGAAGGCGGGCCGGCTCATGGACATCCTCGAGAGCAGGGGCGTCGTCGGACCCAGCGAGGGTTCGAAGGCGCGCGACGTACTGGTGAAGCCCGATGAGCTCGACTCCGTGATCGCGACGATCCAGGGGGAGGCGTGA